The following coding sequences are from one uncultured Desulfobacter sp. window:
- a CDS encoding TonB-dependent receptor, with translation MKRFYGFVWGVVFMICCMGISPGFAEDNRGTTLETITVTAQKREGNIQEVPVSISAFSDYSLNDSGIDELEDIVRFSPNVHIKDKSIIIRGVSQFMGAKSSAVGFYMDGVSLPFEGQFSSELFDVERVEVLKGPQGTLYGKNSESGVINIISKQPENEFSSKLSAEYGWYDTEFGSSPAGHIGGYMNVPVVKDKFFLRFSGKLKDDEGYFKNVYNGDDEAGSEENYNGRVNLTWRPADCWDISFIVDAMSQDYSYGHFRYISGELNEGRGQISYDGPYSGEKNGNGQTLRIKYEGDGYDLISITGRRDADDETDFDFDMTSIPAWAMESHFHDDNTNYSQEIRLSSARRNTPFQWITGLYAFDETMTSYQNKIRPSGFSTWDTDVDSFGYAVFGQGTYTFFGKLHLTGGLRYDYTDFEGEQHLKTSSGESVYGKDFDNGEILPKVSVSYDFSDSSMGYVSVARGYLTGGYNCKWATNADNLTYDAEYTWNYEAGMKSSWFDNRLVANLSVFYIDIKDKQVLEWDTTSTTASVKQIRNAANAYSTGLEFDLQARPAQGIDIFAGVGYTKARIDDWLAWEYDKTTGGAYQYDYKDKYLPNVPEFTYNLGVQYRHCSGAFVRADWLGTGSLYSDAKNSAKEEAYQLVNLRLGFESEKYDVYVWCKNLLDEDYFHVRYASAGSDQGIDGEPRMFGVTVNYRF, from the coding sequence ATGAAAAGGTTCTATGGCTTTGTATGGGGCGTTGTTTTTATGATTTGCTGTATGGGGATTTCCCCGGGCTTTGCCGAAGATAATCGAGGCACTACACTGGAAACCATTACGGTTACGGCACAGAAACGGGAAGGCAATATCCAGGAGGTGCCGGTCAGTATCTCTGCGTTTTCCGATTACTCCCTGAATGATTCCGGTATTGATGAGCTGGAGGATATTGTTCGTTTTTCCCCAAATGTGCATATCAAGGATAAATCCATCATCATCAGGGGCGTCAGTCAGTTTATGGGCGCAAAATCATCTGCCGTGGGCTTTTATATGGACGGTGTAAGCCTGCCCTTTGAAGGTCAGTTCAGCTCCGAACTGTTTGACGTAGAACGCGTTGAGGTGCTTAAAGGGCCCCAAGGTACGCTATACGGCAAAAACAGCGAATCCGGTGTCATCAATATCATTTCCAAACAACCGGAAAATGAATTCAGTTCAAAATTATCGGCTGAGTATGGCTGGTATGACACCGAATTCGGCAGTTCACCCGCAGGTCATATCGGTGGATATATGAATGTGCCGGTTGTGAAGGATAAGTTTTTTTTAAGGTTTTCGGGAAAATTGAAGGATGACGAGGGGTACTTTAAAAATGTTTACAACGGAGATGACGAGGCGGGCAGTGAAGAAAATTACAACGGACGTGTCAACCTGACGTGGCGTCCCGCAGATTGCTGGGATATTTCATTCATCGTTGATGCAATGTCACAGGATTATTCTTATGGCCATTTCAGATATATATCAGGAGAACTTAATGAAGGCCGGGGCCAAATATCCTATGACGGGCCCTATTCAGGTGAAAAAAACGGCAACGGGCAGACGCTGCGTATAAAGTATGAAGGGGATGGATATGATTTGATATCCATCACGGGCCGCAGGGATGCAGATGATGAAACGGATTTTGATTTTGATATGACCTCCATCCCTGCCTGGGCAATGGAAAGCCATTTTCATGACGACAATACCAACTATTCCCAGGAAATCCGTCTTTCTTCTGCCAGGCGCAATACCCCGTTTCAATGGATAACAGGTCTATATGCATTTGACGAAACAATGACTTCATACCAGAATAAAATCCGGCCCAGTGGGTTTTCCACCTGGGATACCGATGTGGACAGTTTTGGTTATGCCGTTTTTGGGCAGGGAACATATACTTTTTTTGGCAAACTTCATCTCACCGGCGGGCTTCGTTATGATTACACGGACTTTGAGGGAGAACAACATCTGAAAACATCCTCCGGTGAGTCGGTTTACGGCAAAGATTTTGATAATGGTGAGATACTTCCGAAAGTATCGGTCTCCTATGATTTTTCAGACAGCAGTATGGGATACGTCTCCGTTGCCAGGGGCTACCTTACCGGGGGGTATAACTGCAAATGGGCAACCAACGCAGATAATTTAACTTACGATGCTGAATACACCTGGAATTATGAAGCAGGAATGAAAAGTTCGTGGTTTGACAATCGTCTGGTCGCCAATCTATCTGTTTTTTATATTGATATAAAGGATAAGCAGGTACTTGAATGGGACACGACCTCTACAACCGCCAGTGTCAAACAAATCCGCAACGCAGCCAATGCCTATTCAACAGGACTGGAGTTTGATCTTCAGGCCCGCCCGGCACAGGGCATCGATATCTTTGCCGGAGTCGGTTATACCAAAGCCCGAATTGACGACTGGCTTGCATGGGAGTATGACAAGACCACAGGGGGCGCATATCAATATGATTACAAGGATAAATATCTGCCCAACGTTCCTGAATTCACCTATAATCTGGGCGTGCAATACCGCCATTGCTCCGGTGCTTTCGTTAGAGCCGACTGGCTGGGCACCGGTTCTTTGTACAGTGATGCAAAAAACAGTGCAAAGGAAGAGGCGTATCAGCTTGTCAACCTGCGGCTGGGATTTGAAAGTGAAAAATACGATGTGTATGTCTGGTGCAAAAATCTTTTGGATGAAGATTATTTTCATGTGCGGTATGCCAGTGCCGGCAGTGACCAGGGCATTGATGGCGAACCAAGGATGTTTGGTGTAACTGTAAATTATCGATTCTAA
- a CDS encoding AraC family transcriptional regulator yields MKAAYTTFDFTGETGPRPVSQSLSNGRSSKRRELVIRPGVILSLMDFVPETAESIRYQKDSPMINFGFIVQGGLINRICSPYGTDKVYHNKKGIAGIHFRSQRNGQILIPTQKRLQVVHVHLSPLALNQLFERDSQDLPYGFRQLMDSPLSGQYDQKTTMTPQIFEVAHHILRGPGEAMPATLFYESKVLELLCLQTGSMGAAGRTGPGLRYRFSKTDLERIHEVERLIGAGMDTWPVIADLASAVGMGTSKLKAGFSHVYGMPVSAMVKEKKMKQAKALLQGGGMNVSQTAWALGYTNVSHFCAAFKKRFGILPGAFLKDFSKPG; encoded by the coding sequence ATGAAGGCTGCATATACCACATTTGACTTTACAGGAGAGACAGGGCCTCGTCCTGTTTCACAATCTTTGTCTAACGGCCGGAGTTCCAAACGACGGGAATTGGTGATTCGGCCAGGTGTCATTCTGAGCCTGATGGATTTTGTCCCCGAGACCGCCGAGTCGATTCGATACCAAAAGGACAGCCCCATGATCAATTTCGGCTTCATTGTCCAGGGGGGGCTCATCAATCGGATCTGCTCACCTTATGGTACTGACAAGGTCTATCATAACAAGAAAGGAATTGCCGGGATTCATTTTCGTTCCCAAAGAAATGGGCAGATTCTCATTCCAACCCAAAAGAGGCTCCAAGTGGTCCATGTCCACCTGAGCCCCCTGGCCCTGAACCAACTTTTTGAACGGGACAGCCAAGATTTACCCTATGGATTCAGGCAATTGATGGACAGCCCATTGTCTGGGCAATACGACCAAAAAACAACCATGACACCCCAAATTTTCGAGGTTGCCCACCATATCCTCCGGGGGCCTGGGGAGGCAATGCCCGCCACCTTGTTTTACGAAAGCAAGGTGCTTGAGCTGCTTTGTCTGCAAACGGGATCAATGGGCGCTGCAGGCCGGACCGGACCTGGGCTCAGGTACCGATTTTCAAAGACGGATCTGGAACGGATTCATGAGGTGGAACGCCTCATCGGGGCAGGAATGGATACCTGGCCCGTCATTGCCGATCTGGCATCCGCCGTGGGCATGGGGACAAGTAAGCTTAAGGCCGGGTTTTCGCATGTTTACGGTATGCCGGTATCCGCCATGGTCAAGGAGAAAAAAATGAAGCAGGCAAAGGCCTTGCTCCAGGGCGGTGGGATGAACGTGAGCCAGACAGCATGGGCTCTAGGCTACACCAATGTCAGTCACTTTTGTGCCGCCTTTAAAAAGCGGTTCGGAATCCTTCCGGGGGCCTTTCTTAAAGATTTTTCAAAACCAGGATAA
- a CDS encoding SLC13 family permease: MEKFKIMNKPVLAGFIILAATGLLFFMPQNPPGTFTAFVLVLAVIALFAMALIPAYLSVLVFFFLGMLFKIAPADIIFSGFRSTALWLVFGGLIIGAAIKATGLGEKLVNTLSKALPSNYVWLVAGVAASGLCFAFIMPSAMGRVMLLIPVTLALADHFGFVPGSNGRTALVLAASLGTNIPAFTILPANVPNVVMAGIAEHQLGIHLMFFEYMLNNFPILGMVKAVLTVWVIVKLYPDQPKPNAGSETLSDPLQRDQWIVVMILTGLIMLWMTDAIHHVSPAWVALGGAILLMFPGIGPVNSQIFSTRINFGSLFFVAGVLGIGNLIQYAGLSDLIGRYVIAWLPLNHAGPFGNYIMISLASALAGLFTTLPGVPAVMTPLAPEIALSTGLSVKAVLMMQVVGFSTLILPYQSPPLVVAMQISGEPLGRVLKAILAVLVLTLTVLIPVNYLWWQLIG; encoded by the coding sequence ATGGAAAAATTTAAAATCATGAACAAGCCGGTCCTTGCCGGCTTCATTATCCTGGCAGCGACGGGTTTGCTGTTTTTCATGCCGCAAAATCCCCCCGGAACCTTTACGGCCTTTGTGCTGGTACTGGCCGTCATTGCATTGTTTGCAATGGCGCTGATCCCCGCATACCTTAGTGTACTGGTGTTCTTTTTTCTGGGTATGCTCTTTAAAATTGCACCGGCGGATATCATTTTTTCAGGGTTTCGCTCTACGGCGCTCTGGCTGGTCTTTGGCGGTCTGATCATCGGGGCCGCCATCAAGGCCACAGGCCTTGGTGAAAAACTGGTGAATACGCTTTCAAAGGCCTTGCCCAGCAACTATGTATGGCTTGTGGCAGGTGTCGCGGCATCGGGTTTGTGCTTTGCCTTTATCATGCCTTCCGCCATGGGCCGGGTCATGCTCCTGATACCTGTCACCCTGGCCCTGGCCGATCACTTTGGGTTTGTTCCGGGTTCCAACGGCCGCACAGCACTGGTTCTGGCCGCAAGCCTTGGGACAAACATCCCGGCATTCACCATCCTGCCGGCCAACGTACCCAATGTCGTCATGGCAGGTATTGCCGAACATCAACTGGGCATTCATCTGATGTTCTTCGAATATATGCTGAATAATTTTCCCATCCTCGGAATGGTTAAAGCCGTTCTCACCGTTTGGGTCATTGTGAAGCTCTACCCGGATCAGCCCAAGCCAAATGCGGGATCGGAAACGCTGTCCGATCCCCTGCAGCGGGATCAATGGATTGTGGTCATGATTCTGACGGGCTTGATTATGTTATGGATGACCGACGCCATTCATCATGTATCGCCGGCCTGGGTGGCCCTTGGCGGCGCGATCCTCTTGATGTTTCCGGGGATCGGTCCTGTAAACAGTCAGATTTTCAGTACACGTATTAATTTTGGTTCCCTTTTTTTCGTGGCCGGCGTTTTGGGCATTGGCAACCTGATCCAGTACGCGGGGCTCAGTGACCTGATCGGCAGGTATGTCATTGCATGGCTCCCCTTGAATCATGCCGGCCCCTTTGGGAACTACATCATGATTTCACTTGCCTCGGCCCTGGCAGGCCTGTTCACCACCCTTCCCGGTGTCCCCGCGGTTATGACGCCCCTTGCCCCGGAAATAGCACTGTCCACGGGCCTGTCGGTAAAAGCCGTTTTAATGATGCAGGTTGTGGGCTTTTCCACACTGATTCTTCCCTATCAGTCTCCCCCGCTTGTGGTGGCCATGCAGATCTCAGGGGAGCCTTTGGGCAGAGTACTCAAAGCCATTCTGGCGGTCCTGGTGCTGACCTTAACGGTACTGATTCCTGTTAATTATCTTTGGTGGCAATTGATTGGCTAA
- a CDS encoding methyl-accepting chemotaxis protein: protein MKISYKIGLFSLVIALVPMIVIGVAGYTKGYRMLLDSQLKLAEDAGIQAESMIVEKLKTTRRTAKSTAHTMEVLDVAHALKVVEGVVSHNEDFLYAYYGEQNGDFHIFPKTQMPEGYDPRTRPWYGIATDKNPVISAPYVDAASNKILVTISCAVFKGGGRVGVVGIDLDFSAISKQIAEIKVGETGYVFANYEDGTVLIHKNQDLIGTNLAEKYDFMKEMLALKNGRLDYEFNGKKFAVFRTLKETPWILGAGTYYEEISRPLGALRNFSLLIGFVTLIAVLIGIFFMTRSITAPISSIGANMEDIAQGEGDLTKQLTVATKDEIGKLAGAFNTFVGKLRSIITDIAGNANSLDKSSDEVFRTSEEMNQGANRMASASNSVAAAEQMSANMSSVAAAVEESSKNIEMVSASAEEMTATINEISGNTEKTRISSQEAVSKTQSASRNMANLNASAKDIGDVVETITDISEQTNLLALNATIEAARAGEAGKGFAVVAGEIKELANQTAQATSEIKDKIENIQSATQTAISEIESVESEISGVNEMVDNVAAAVQEQSVTTKEIASNVVQASQGIQEVSQNVTQSSGVAVEIAKDIADLDQTVKEIAEKTVKVKSCSEDLNQLSDALKTTVNLFKI from the coding sequence ATGAAGATCAGTTACAAGATCGGCTTATTTTCACTGGTGATCGCCCTGGTGCCGATGATCGTTATTGGGGTCGCCGGATACACAAAAGGGTACAGGATGCTGTTGGACAGCCAGCTTAAACTGGCCGAAGATGCCGGTATTCAGGCGGAAAGCATGATTGTAGAAAAACTTAAAACCACCCGCCGGACAGCCAAGTCAACAGCCCACACTATGGAAGTCCTCGATGTTGCCCATGCACTCAAGGTCGTTGAGGGGGTGGTTTCCCATAATGAGGATTTCCTTTATGCCTATTATGGAGAGCAAAACGGAGATTTTCATATTTTCCCCAAAACCCAGATGCCGGAAGGATATGATCCGAGAACAAGGCCCTGGTACGGGATTGCAACAGATAAAAATCCTGTCATTTCAGCTCCTTATGTAGATGCTGCATCTAATAAAATCCTCGTCACCATCTCCTGTGCGGTGTTTAAAGGGGGGGGGAGGGTCGGCGTGGTGGGCATTGATCTCGATTTCAGTGCGATTTCCAAACAGATCGCCGAAATCAAGGTGGGGGAAACCGGGTACGTTTTTGCAAACTATGAAGACGGGACCGTACTCATTCACAAAAATCAGGACCTCATCGGTACCAACCTTGCCGAAAAATACGATTTTATGAAAGAGATGCTGGCATTGAAAAACGGACGTCTCGACTATGAGTTCAACGGCAAAAAATTTGCGGTATTCAGGACCTTGAAGGAGACCCCATGGATCCTGGGGGCCGGCACCTATTATGAAGAAATTTCCCGCCCGTTGGGAGCCCTGCGAAACTTCAGCCTTCTCATCGGCTTTGTCACCCTGATCGCGGTGCTTATTGGTATTTTCTTTATGACCCGGAGCATCACCGCCCCCATTTCCAGCATCGGTGCCAATATGGAAGATATTGCGCAGGGAGAAGGGGATCTGACCAAGCAGCTAACAGTGGCCACCAAGGACGAAATCGGGAAGCTTGCAGGGGCCTTCAACACCTTTGTGGGAAAGTTGCGGAGTATCATCACGGATATAGCGGGCAATGCCAACAGCCTGGATAAATCGTCGGATGAGGTTTTCCGGACCTCCGAGGAGATGAACCAGGGGGCGAACCGCATGGCATCGGCCTCCAACTCCGTAGCAGCAGCAGAGCAGATGAGCGCCAATATGTCTTCTGTGGCCGCAGCCGTTGAGGAGTCGTCCAAGAACATCGAAATGGTCTCTGCCTCAGCCGAAGAGATGACCGCCACCATCAACGAAATTTCGGGCAATACGGAAAAAACCCGGATATCAAGCCAGGAGGCGGTGTCAAAAACCCAGTCGGCCTCCCGGAATATGGCCAACCTCAACGCGTCTGCCAAGGATATCGGTGACGTTGTCGAAACCATTACCGATATTTCCGAACAGACCAATCTTTTGGCGCTGAACGCTACCATAGAGGCAGCAAGGGCCGGAGAAGCCGGCAAAGGATTTGCCGTGGTGGCCGGTGAGATCAAAGAGCTTGCCAATCAGACCGCCCAGGCCACCTCCGAGATCAAGGACAAGATCGAAAATATCCAGAGCGCCACCCAGACCGCCATATCAGAGATCGAATCCGTAGAGTCCGAAATCAGCGGCGTCAACGAGATGGTAGACAATGTGGCAGCCGCCGTGCAGGAGCAGTCCGTCACCACCAAGGAGATCGCCTCCAACGTGGTCCAGGCGTCCCAGGGAATTCAGGAGGTCTCCCAGAACGTTACCCAAAGTTCCGGCGTTGCCGTGGAGATTGCAAAAGACATCGCGGATCTAGACCAGACCGTCAAGGAGATTGCAGAAAAAACCGTCAAGGTTAAATCCTGCTCCGAAGATCTGAACCAATTATCCGACGCCTTGAAAACCACGGTCAACCTTTTCAAGATTTAA